A single genomic interval of Penicillium psychrofluorescens genome assembly, chromosome: 2 harbors:
- a CDS encoding uncharacterized protein (ID:PFLUO_002655-T1.cds;~source:funannotate) gives MSDPRATDTFSTGIAPGSSTGAPGDPYGVRDSRSQYDPSNTGYNSATGAGYSTASAGGPHHHHHQPASPPDNYNQAASQDSRIEHAPSTAQRVKMEEEAAQSKGSNSGKFGSKTQRQANSASEELGHGIIGVAAGLHGVGESLRGTVNAAVDTAFGHQEGTGRNQNIARKGEQEIQSGQFTGGSSEARRKLA, from the exons ATGAGCGACCCTAGAGCAACCGACACTTTCAGCACAGGCATCGCTCCCGGTTCCTCAACCGGCGCTCCCGGCGACCCATATGGTGTACGGGATTCCCGATCGCAGTACGACCCGTCGAACACGGGGTATAATTCAGCGACTGGCGCTGGGTACTCGACGGCGTCGGCAGGCGGgccacaccaccaccaccatcagccgGCATCGCCGCCAGACAACTATAACCAGGCCGCCAGCCAGGACAGTCGCATCGAGCACGCACCCAGTACGGCGCAGCGAgtgaagatggaggaggaggctgctcAATCCAAGGGCTCGAATTCCGGCAAGTTCGGCTCAAAGACGCAGCGACAGGCGAATTCCGCCAGCGAGGAATTAGGGCATGGGATTATCGGTGTAGCCGCGGGACTCCAT GGCGTGGGTGAATCGCTGCGCGGCACGGTCAATGCGGCCGTCGACACGGCTTTTGGACACCAGGAGGGTACCGGTCGTAACCAGAACATTGCGCGAAAAGGCGAACAAGAGATCCAGTCGGGCCAATTTACGGGCGGGAGCAGTGAAGCTCGACGAAAGTTAGCTTGA
- a CDS encoding uncharacterized protein (ID:PFLUO_002651-T1.cds;~source:funannotate), producing MHIPSLPDDFDEMEIEQQRQVKAAFRLEEANLYYTAATGVHNDEHMDLLRLPHLGMRQYLLRQTGYPWDADVINLRAALVGITTPSVWSSISSAVCPVVFSDEEREAAMAESQEWNESEELLARVREHLDIDIEGGTEPDNYERAVEGNRQFRMEMVRQAEMGQREICWRNWPYKDDEDNSMPPGDI from the coding sequence ATGCATAttccatctcttcctgaTGATTTCGATGAGATGGAAATCGAACAACAGAGACAAGTTAAGGCCGCCTTTCGCTTAGAAGAGGCCAATCTCTACTACACAGCCGCGACAGGCGTACACAATGATGAACACATGGATTTGTTGAGACTTCCTCATCTCGGAATGCGGCAGTATCTCCTTCGCCAGACAGGGTATCCCTGGGACGCAGACGTAATTAACTTACGTGCTGCGTTAGTAGGTATCACGACTCCATCGGTATGGAGCAGCATCTCCTCGGCCGTTTGTCCAGTTGTGTTCAGCGATGAAGAACGagaggctgccatggcggaGTCGCAGGAATGGAATGAGTCTGAAGAGCTACTGGCCCGGGTTAGAGAACACCTCGATATCGATATTGAAGGCGGGACCGAGCCAGATAACTATGAGAGGGCGGTGGAGGGCAATAGACAGTTCCGTATGGAAATGGTTCGGCAAGCAGAAATGGGCCAGCGGGAGATATGTTGGCGAAACTGGCCGTATAAAGATGACGAAGATAACAGCATGCCTCCCGGAGATATCTAA
- a CDS encoding uncharacterized protein (ID:PFLUO_002650-T1.cds;~source:funannotate): MSGLKNSGKKAVDAILNPQKVDVAFQKFTRPTVGAGKTIFPTSQRDLKNIGFHFDLGDHTRQVPDDRPNAKPGATRTTNVIKWQAAAQAESKSIKDWIKKNGLHGVIQTLEVPEDATKEEFEDILRTAAKKL, from the coding sequence ATGTCCGGGCTAAAGAACTCTGGAAAGAAGGCGGTCGATGCCATTTTGAATCCACAAAAAGTTGATGTTGCTTTCCAAAAATTCACTAGACCTACCGTTGGGGCTGGCAAGACGATATTCCCGACTTCTCAACGGGACTTGAAAAATATTGGGTTCCATTTCGACCTTGGAGACCACACCCGTCAGGTGCCCGACGATAGACCCAATGCGAAACCAGGCGCTACCCGAACTACCAATGTTATCAAGTGGCAAGCTGCTGCGCAGGCCGAGTCAAAGTCAATCAAGGACTGGATTAAGAAGAATGGGTTGCATGGAGTGATTCAGACACTTGAGGTCCCAGAAGATGCCACCAAAGAGGAGTTCGAGGATATCCTGAGAACGGCAGCAAAAAAGCTTTAA
- a CDS encoding uncharacterized protein (ID:PFLUO_002652-T1.cds;~source:funannotate), with product MARTPFTASGQVHPGRADKADAEKLTVPHIVLASKDEPAEAIAGYAEVIGSNATGGHVETYSTMWHGWMGARANLQKEDSCAEYTRGYTQVAQFFEKHL from the exons ATGGCGA GGACCCCATTCACAGCCTCTGGTCAAGTCCATCCAGG ACGTGCGGATAAAGCCGACGCAGAAAAATTGACAGTCCCGCACATTGTACTAGCGTCAAAGGACGAACCAGCGGAGGCTATCGCTGGCTATGCTGAGGTCATTGGGTCGAATGCCACGGGCGGACATGTCGAAACTTATAGCACCATGTGGCACGGCTGGATGGGGGCCCGGGCGAACTTGCAGAAGGAGGATAGCTGCGCTGAGTACACTCGGGG GTATACGCAGGTGGCCCAATTTTTCGAAAAGCACCTATAG
- a CDS encoding uncharacterized protein (ID:PFLUO_002648-T1.cds;~source:funannotate), which translates to MTYGRRHSHPDDRAGVALRGDGHRHHLDRGKLSHGVRDVNYTEAMNDAYNNLARHAWPVFKHDQPSLSSISIDCKSLVSTSSTTVDNDQPLASFTDRYARCLEIIHYGTNSTVRLHERKATSDSQFRQLLAIKVYRHSIVSSSNSHKNTRAITSPSSLNDAHPHHPNILPILDLLQNERGELCLVMPYCAGGDLRTLLSHNNPLPTAETDCIIAQVLRGLAFLHEHDVAHRDLRLETVLLTTRGAVKLAGFGDGHIRRLWAECAVPTAEPKDHHPHPPASAPAPWSFSLTWLFSPFYRTTSYPNSSSKIPAWISNTSTASIPGLSLPYIPPEAFNNRNHKPHHNPFHRNSATPSTSEEEDEQSPPDPRPGDVWATAMIYMALITGRLPWHSARPRGEDGRYLEYIRCRGDEDGYPPIEALGRRRRNAMYAMLNPNPRRRITAQVMLQSQWIDGVAVCEAGERGY; encoded by the exons ATGACATACGGACGTCGTCACAGTCACCCCGACGATCGGGCAGGCGTGGCGCTTCGGGGAGatggccatcgccatcatctcgaccgAGGCAAGCTATCTCATGGTGTTCGCGATGTCAACTATACCGAGGCGATGAATGATGCCTACAACAACTTGGCTCGTCACGCCTGGCCGGTCTTCAAGCACGACCAACCTTCCCTATCCTCGATCTCAATAGACTGCAAGTCCTTGGTGTCGACATCATCTACCACAGTCGATAATGATCAGCCTCTCGCATCGTTCACAGACCGATATGCCCGCTGTTTGGAGATCATCCACTACGGCACAAACAGCACAGTGCGTTTACACGAACGCAAAGCCACCTCAGACTCCCAATTCAGACAGCTGCTCGCCATCAAGGTATATCGCCACTCGATCGTGAGCTCGAGCAACAGCCACAAAAACACACGCGCAATAACATCACCTTCCTCACTCAATGATGCACACCCGCATCATCCAAATATCCTCCCaatcctcgacctcctccagaATGAACGCGGCGAACTCTGTCTAGTCATGCCCTACTGTGCCGGTGGCGACCTACGCACTCTTCTGTCTCACAACAACCCACTCCCAACCGCTGAGACAGACTGTATCATTGCACAGGTCCTGCGCGGGCTGGCATTCCTGCATGAGCACGACGTCGCCCATCGTGATCTTCGCCTAGAGACCGTCCTCCTCACGACACGCGGTGCAGTGAAACTCGCTGGATTTGGCGATGGCCATATTCGACGACTCTGGGCGGAGTGCGCTGTACCAACAGCAGAGCCAAAAGACCATCATCCACACCCCCCCGCCTCAGCCCCAGCACCCTGGTCCTTTTCTCTCACCTGgcttttctctccatttTACCGCACAACATCCTatcccaattcctcctccaaaaTCCCGGCCTGGATCTCAAACACATCAACAGCCTCCATCCCCGGCCTGAGTCTCCCTTATATCCCTCCTGAAGCATTCAACAACCGCAATCATAAACCCCACCATAACCCTTTCCACAGAAACAGCGCTACCCCATCTACctccgaagaagaagatgaacaATCGCCACCAGACCCCCGCCCGGGTGATGTATGGGCCACCGCCATGATTTACATGGCCCTCATCACAGGCCGTCTGCCGTGGCACAGCGCGCGTCCTCGCGGCGAGGACGGTCGATATTTGGAGTATATTCGCTGCCGCGGTGATGAGGACGGGTATCCGCCGATTGAGGCGTTGGGAAGG AGACGACGAAATGCTATGTATGCAATGCTGAATCCGAACCCGCGCAGACGCATCACGGCGCAGGTCATGCTGCAATCTCAGTGGATAGATGGTGTGGCGGTTTGTGAGGCTGGGGAGAGGGGGTATTGA
- a CDS encoding uncharacterized protein (ID:PFLUO_002653-T1.cds;~source:funannotate), whose protein sequence is METPSGSGYNHSCNGQWPVSFDRRILEFYPRVDDKKTWAFGVRTLLNQVNIFLRTGSAFFIHPRAQTENKLLPPLRVAYGVCSAYRVRKESEFPFFQQLLEKEIENLAILRSPDTFQEQVAELCAMLLYYILVHFGGTRQRGKLADKSEIILAQHTARVESLELATRQSTATLIEAELLSNEEGLNLWNLCESARKVVMVSYLAREIRHVLLFKTCSLLRQIVALPVSKKLTFLPGNKYGTGDTTSAQWQDIVSYDRFVRDWEVGELGVIDEFTYFLISMCKGTDALEISFTTSFSPILS, encoded by the coding sequence ATGGAAACGCCCAGCGGGTCTGGATATAATCACAGCTGCAACGGCCAGTGGCCCGTTTCGTTTGACCGAAGGATCCTAGAGTTCTATCCCCGCGTCGACGATAAGAAAACGTGGGCGTTCGGCGTGAGGACACTGCTCAATCAAGTCAATATTTTCCTTCGCACTGGGTCCGCCTTCTTCATTCACCCCCGAGCACAGACGGAAAATAAACTTCTACCTCCCTTGCGAGTTGCTTATGGTGTCTGCTCGGCTTACCGGGTACGGAAGGAGTCCGAATTCCCGTttttccagcagcttctcgagAAAGAGATAGAGAATCTAGCCATACTGAGATCTCCAGACACATTCCAAGAGCAAGTAGCAGAACTCTGCGCGATGCTCTTATACTATATCCTTGTCCACTTTGGTGGAACACGCCAGCGAGGAAAGCTGGCAGACAAGTCGGAAATAATTCTAGCACAACACACAGCCCGTGTCGAGAGCCTGGAACTTGCGACTCGGCAATCAACGGCAACCCTCATTGAAGCTGAACTATTATCTAATGAAGAGGGGCTAAACCTGTGGAATTTATGTGAAAGTGCCCGTAAGGTCGTGATGGTCTCTTATCTCGCGCGGGAGATCCGCCATGTCCTCTTGTTCAAGActtgctctcttcttcgacagATAGTTGCGCTGCCGGTTTCAAAGAAGCTCACATTCCTACCTGGGAACAAATATGGTACTGGGGATACTACGTCTGCACAATGGCAGGATATCGTTTCATATGATCGGTTCGTCCGAGACTGGGAAGTTGGTGAGCTAGGCGTGATCGATGAGTTCACGTACTTTCTGATTTCGATGTGCAAAGGTACAGATGCGCtcgaaatcagtttcacCACTTCGTTCTCTCCAATTCTTTCTTAA
- a CDS encoding uncharacterized protein (ID:PFLUO_002654-T1.cds;~source:funannotate) — translation MSYKQIIYNTPPAPAIDPSLSSGTFRVHTVPQPDYVPADKVLVRAHYLSLDPAMRQWLTAKRSYIAPVERGAVMRGQSIAQVVAVGSKLSSEYQVGDWVVAYSGWQEFAVLGAKEAEKVIVPPGGRPTDAMSVLGMTGLTAYFGMLEVGQPRAGDTVVVSGAAGATGMVAGQIARIKGAKRVVGLAGSKDKCEFLVRELGFDTAVNYKDADWRKQLKEATPEYIDVFFDNTGGDILDACLARANRDSRFVICGAISQYNAAKPQGPASFMNVISQRVTMKGFIVFDFAKKYPEALKELASWLAQGKLRRKEHIVPGGLESAPQALVDLYKGANTGKMMVEVAPVSEALKAKL, via the exons ATGTCCTACAAACAAATCATCTACAACACCCCGCCGGCCCCGGCCATCGACCCCTCGCTCAGCTCAGGGACCTTCCGTGTGCACACCGTCCCCCAACCCGACTATGTCCCCGCCGACAAGGTGCTCGTGCGCGCGCACTACCTCTCTCTCGACCCGGCCATGCGCCAATGGCTAACCGCCAAACGATCCTACATTGCGCCCGTGGAGCGCGGCGCGGTCATGCGCGGACAGAGCATCGCGCAGGTCGTGGCCGTGGGCAGCAAGCTGTCCTCCGAGTACCAGGTTGGTGACTGGGTGGTCGCATACTCCGGGTGGCAGGAGTTCGCGGTGCTAGGCGCGAAAGAAGCAGAGAAGGTCATCGTCCCACCGGGCGGGCGTCCGACGGACGCAATGTCGGTGCTGGGGATGACGGGACTGACGGCGTATTTCGGTATGTTGGAGGTTGGCCAGCCCCGCGCCGGCGATACCGTCGTTGTCTCCGGCGCGGCGGGGGCAACGGGTATGGTTGCCGGCCAGATTGCGCGCATCAAGGGCGCCAAGCGCGTTGTCGGGTTAGCGGGTAGTAAGGACAAGTGCGAGTTCCTAGTTCGCGAGCTGGGCTTCGATACCGCAGTCAACTACAAGGATGCCGATTGGCGcaagcagctcaaggaggcTACGCCCGAGTACATCGATGTGTTTTTCGATAATACCGGGGGTGATATCCTCGATGCTTGCTTGGCTCGCGCGAATCGGGATTCGCGATTCGTCATCTGCGGCGCTATCAGTCAGTACAACGCTGCGAAACCGCAGGGCCCGGCTAGCTTCATGAATGTCATT TCACAACGCGTCACGATGAAAGGCTTTATTGTTTTCGATTTTGCCAAAAAATATCCGGAGGCACTGAAGGAGCTGGCCTCCTGGTTGGCTCAAGGGAAGCTCCGACGAAAGGAGCATATCGTGCCCGGTGGGCTCGAGTCGGCACCGCAGGCTCTCGTGGATCTCTATAAAGGTGCAAATACGGgcaagatgatggtggaggtggcgCCCGTAAGCGAGGCCCTGAAGGCCAAGTTGTAG
- a CDS encoding uncharacterized protein (ID:PFLUO_002649-T1.cds;~source:funannotate): MDPKSMESKLEHEVDEAESEQLNDDNDRTGRIMRITWEGEAATADGMRSIYSPPTFERTRSFGRTRSMSRDSNRSSRQNPAAANVGIPIEFRTLSIQVTESQTIPKEVATAEEPKKEKQPNADYFESLDFHNLTSEKLLQEFNVDQRTGLSDSAAALRLQRDGRNVISHHRENYLKKIFWYVFGGFCSVLWVGVVIFFICWKPLSNPPSPTNLAMAILVIIVITLQASFSAFQDWSTKRVMNSILDLLPSEALVWREGKQIRLPATELVAGDIVQIAVGNKVPADMRLLQTSGDVRFDRAILTGEAEEVEGATESTDLNFLETRNIALMGTLVTNGNAIGVVVLTGSSSVMGRIAKITSGVKPKTTLIQREINRFVAIIIALTIVLALTILFTWVGWLRVDHPTYMSVVAMLNNVMGCVVAFIPEGMPVGVALTLMMVARRMKQCNILPKGLATVETLGCVNVICSDKTGTLTQNRMHVKSLGTVDQEYNLEDLYPGESGPANVPEGLWNLLRASVLCNDAFFDPTTLNLPVNDRTVNGNATDAAVLRLADGVDAASAKDLEPYERIHQIPFNSKNKWMLTMHHDPNLSKGYQLYVKGAPDVLLDSCSGYWSAVHNEIRPLDEPARQKFSDFQAKLSRRAERVIVLCQRHYEPKAEPGSNDFSDEIMASGVQDLTVLGIFGIIDPPRAETADTVAACRRAGIRFFMVTGDFGLTASAIARDIGIYDGAAEPDTIDDIRAASLDAGEEKLLDEKTLRSRHSLLLEGSTLSSLTSEAWQTVCGYDEIVFARTSPEQKLRIVTELQSRGNFVAVTGDGVNDAPALRAADVGIAIGGGSDVAIEAADLVLLDRFDSIVEAIRLGRLVFQNLQKVIAYLLPAGSWSEIWPVILNVFFGVPLPLSSFLMIIICVFTDLFLSLSLIMEKEEYDLLSLPPRRPRKDHLINLRIYAQAYGFIGVMETICAHSMFFLYMYRKAGIPISSLFFAFQNYSDGFYGYTEDQLTHFNSTGQCVYFVTLVILQWGNILSVRSKRMSLLQADPIRPARRNPWLPLAMLISLCIAIFVTEVPGLQKLFGTASVPIEFWLIPLGLALGILCMDELRKAVVRLFPKGPIAYISW, from the coding sequence ATGGACCCCAAGAGTATGGAAAGCAAGTTGGAGCacgaggtggacgaggccgagagCGAGCAGCTCAATGATGATAACGACCGCACCGGGCGCATCATGCGCATCACCTGGGAGGGGGAGGCCGCCACGGCCGATGGCATGCGCTCCATCTACTCGCCGCCGACCTTTGAGCGTACTCGTTCGTTTGGACGCACGCGTTCGATGAGCCGCGATAgcaaccgcagcagcagacaGAACCCTGCGGCCGCCAACGTCGGTATCCCGATCGAGTTTCGcaccctctccatccaggtcACCGAGTCCCAGACCATTCCCAAGGAGGtggccaccgccgaagaaccgaagaaagagaagcagcCAAACGCCGACTACTTTGAGAGCCTCGACTTCCATAACTTGACATCCGAGAAGCTTCTGCAGGAGTTCAACGTCGACCAGCGCACGGGACTGAGTGactctgctgctgctctgcgCCTTCAACGCGATGGCAGAAACGTCATCAGCCACCACCGCGAGAACTACCTGAAGAAGATTTTCTGGTATGTCTTTGGTGGCTTCTGCTCCGTCCTGTGGGTGGGCGTCGTCATTTTCTTCATCTGTTGGAAGCCTCTCAGCAACCCGCCCTCGCCCACCAacctcgccatggccattctggtcatcatcgtcatcacaTTGCAGGCgagcttctcggcctttCAGGATTGGTCGACCAAGCGCGTTATGAATTCCATCTTAGACCTGCTCCCCTCGGAGGCTCTGGTCTGGCGGGAAGGAAAGCAGATCCGCCTTCCTGCGACGGAGCTTGTCGCCGGTGATATTGTACAGATTGCAGTTGGAAACAAGGTCCCAGCAGACATGCGTCTGCTCCAGACGTCGGGCGATGTCCGCTTTGATCGCGCCATTCTGACCGGTGAGGCGGAAGAGGTCGAGGGTGCTACCGAAAGCACCGATCTCAACTTCCTCGAGACCCGCAACATTGCCCTGATGGGGACGCTCGTGACAAACGGCAACGCCATTGGCGTCGTCGTTCTCACCGGAAGTAGCTCTGTCATGGGCCGTATTGCCAAGATCACATCCGGAGTCAAACCGAAAACGACTCTGATCCAGAGGGAGATCAATCGGTTTGTGGCCATCATTATCGCTCTCACTATTGTTTTGGCCctgaccatcctcttcacctGGGTGGGCTGGCTCCGCGTGGACCATCCAACTTACATGAGTGTGGTCGCCATGCTGAACAATGTCATGGGCTGCGTTGTCGCCTTCATTCCTGAGGGTATGCCTGTCGGTGTCGCGTTGACCCTCATGATGGTTGCCCGGCGCATGAAGCAGTGCAACATTCTGCCCAAGGGACTGGCTACTGTCGAGACACTCGGTTGCGTGAACGTCATCTGCTCCGACAAGACCGGAACCCTGACCCAAAACCGCATGCATGTCAAGTCGCTCGGCACCGTGGACCAGGAGTACAATCTGGAGGATCTATACCCCGGCGAATCCGGCCCGGCCAACGTCCCCGAGGGACTCTGGAATCTGTTGCGCGCCTCGGTTCTCTGCAACGATGCTTTCTTCGACCCAACCACTTTGAACCTGCCAGTCAATGACCGCACCGTCAACGGCAATGCCACCGACGCTGCCGTGCTGCGCCTAGCTGACGGCGTAGACGCCGCCTCAGCCAAGGATCTCGAACCCTACGAGCGAATCCACCAGATTCCGTTCAACTCGAAAAACAAATGGATGCTCACCATGCACCATGACCCCAATTTGTCCAAGGGGTACCAGCTCTACGTCAAGGGTGCACCCGATGTGCTCCTGGACAGCTGTTCAGGCTACTGGTCTGCCGTCCACAACGAGATCCGTCCGCTGGACGAACCGGCCCGCCAGAAGTTCTCCGACTTCCAGGCCAAGCTCTCCCGTCGCGCAGAGCGTGTCATCGTGCTTTGCCAGCGCCACTACGAGCCCAAGGCCGAGCCGGGCTCCAACGACTTCAGTGACGAAATCATGGCCTCTGGAGTGCAGGACTTGACGGTTCTGGGTATCTTCGGTATCATCGACCCGCCTCGTGCGGAGACTGCTGATACGGTGGCTGCATGTCGACGTGCGGGTATCCGGTTCTTCATGGTTACTGGCGATTTCGGTCTTACTGCGTCAGCGATTGCTCGTGATATCGGCATCTATGACGGAGCGGCCGAGCCGGACACCATCGACGATATCCGCGCAGCCTCTCTGGATGCaggggaagaaaagctgCTGGACGAGAAGACTCTTCGCTCGCGGCACAGCCTGCTGCTTGAAGGATCTACTCTCTCCTCGCTGACATCGGAGGCGTGGCAGACTGTCTGTGGATATGACGAGATTGTCTTCGCACGTACTAGTCCCGAGCAGAAACTGCGGATCGTGACTGAGCTCCAAAGTCGTGGCAACTTTGTCGCTGTGACGGGTGATGGCGTGAACGATGCCCCTGCGCTGCGGGCAGCGGATGTGGGCATTGCCATCGGTGGCGGCAGCGACGTCGCCATCGAGGCCGCCGATCTGGTGTTACTGGACCGGTTCGATTCGATCGTCGAGGCCATTCGCCTCGGCAGGCTGGTCTTCCAAAACCTACAGAAGGTCATCGCCTATCTGCTGCCAGCCGGTAGTTGGTCCGAGATCTGGCCTGTGATCCTGAACGTCTTCTTCGGGGTTCCGCTACCACTCAGCTCATTCctcatgatcatcatctgCGTGTTCACGGATCTCTTCCTGTCCCTATCCCTAATCATGGAAAAGGAAGAATAcgatctcctcagcctgCCACCCCGCCGCCCTCGCAAAGACCACCTAATCAACCTCCGCATCTACGCCCAGGCCTACGGCTTCATCGGCGTCATGGAAACAATCTGCGCCCACTCCATGTTCTTCCTCTACATGTACCGCAAAGCCGGCATCCCGatctcctccctcttcttcgccttccagaaCTACTCGGACGGTTTTTATGGCTACACCGAGGACCAGCTCACGCACTTCAACAGCACCGGCCAGTGCGTCTACTTCGTGACGCTTGTTATCCTGCAATGGGGCAACATCCTCTCCGTCCGCAGCAAGCGCATGTCCCTCCTACAAGCCGACCCTATCCGCCCCGCACGCCGCAATCCATGGCTTCCCCTCGCCATGCTTATCTCCCTCTGCATCGCTATCTTCGTCACCGAAGTCCCCGGTCTGCAGAAGCTCTTCGGCACCGCCTCTGTCCCTATTGAGTTCTGGCTCATCCCGCTCGGTCTGGCACTGGGTATTCTCTGCATGGATGAGCTGCGCAAGGCGGTCGTTCGTCTTTTTCCTAAGGGTCCTATCGCTTACATCTCGTGGTAA